The following proteins come from a genomic window of Drosophila sulfurigaster albostrigata strain 15112-1811.04 chromosome X, ASM2355843v2, whole genome shotgun sequence:
- the LOC133847293 gene encoding coiled-coil domain-containing protein CG32809 isoform X4: MLIRWKSKDKSASTNQSGSGSSSSSSKKKRKGREGEEDWQNENKPGRLPPSEQSGDERRRAMRRDDPRRHTLGGDILVYGNSQHPHAHQMTQQQRAMDLEMSTRAQKNKKNQPMRGYAPVNQGPLFDDDPGIMSEVETASTGFRRGGKQRSSLPVVRTPSKTLERPLGLVFLQYRSETKRALLPNEITSIDTVRALFVRSFPRQLTMSYLEGPNVKIYIHDASKDMFYELEDVRSHLREIRDRSVLRLFESTEVAAPPQILPGGPGIPQPLPQAPSNWDQDQSYFSEPEFDSDFKHQHIHKSKIGKQPAPYYVGSSQTLPRGMYASERNKVSMDGYTSSPERSTRGNYEEPYYSQYGTRGTVVAPIIDEEQSEAALAEDQYSLYGIKVGPNRLPHRGNQIYDPTRPEDLHRIRVEHMERQLANLTGLVQKALVNQNPQIAPMAVPQLDSNYLVVPSQIQANGSADELYVREKAPKLGKNSCQKSVSFEKSVSFSDDIQGIPKSHNPLHAAETKPTKPAIKSSTLPRTSSQERDRLKPPPPPKPIVLAQTSHPSYRADIALAPEVYNHLRGLQKKAKDLRMEVRTLRRLSQAQSVAVREDIKSTFMRIRATLLASSGSFWGQGDQDTTRISREEELYKQEVIRLEKDLSDLEASVENLRGEVINRRTRVNMTAVEDMALVLSRASKTVAELKLKFPTLSNGLRCILSNEMEKVVREEKFLKEEPDRLESALRRCKKLTGTLVTLKRLASVQEQRLPPNEPPITEESLRSTDISVPDKFNWRWSSNFKEAITE; this comes from the exons ATGTTGATTCGTTGGAAGAGCAAAGATAAAAGTGCATCGACAAATCAAAGCGGCAGTGGAAGCAGCAGCTCATCGTCAAAGAAGAAGCGCAAAGGACGAGAAGGAG AAGAAGActggcaaaatgaaaataaaccgGGTCGCCTGCCGCCCAGCGAGCAAA GTGGCGACGAACGCAGGCGTGCGATGCGACGCGATGATCCACGACGGCACACGCTTGGAGGCGACATTCTGGTCTACGGCAACTCGCAGCATCCGCACGCACACCAAAtgacgcagcagcaacgcgCCATGGACCTAGAG ATGAGCACCCGAGCGcaaaagaataagaaaaatCAGCCAATGCGCGGCTATGCGCCCGTCAATCAGGGACCGCTGTTCGATGATGATCCCGGCATTATGTCCGAGGTGGAAACAGCAAGCACTGGATTTCGTCGTGGCGGCAAACAGCGCTCCTCGTTGCCAGTTGTGCGCACGCCGTCGAAAACGCTGGAGCGGCCGCTTGGGCTCGTGTTCCTGCAGTATCGGTCGGAAACGAAGCGAGCGCTACTCCCAAATGAGATCACATCGATAGACACTGTGCGAGCGTTGTTCGTGCGCTCGTTTCCACGTCAATTGACCATGTCGTATCTGGAGGGGCCGAACGTTAAGATCTACATTCACGATGCTAGCAAAGACATGTTCTACGAGCTAGAGGATGTGCGCTCGCATCTGCGTGAAATACGCGATCGCTCTGTGTTGCGGCTCTTCGAGTCCACCGAGGTGGCGGCTCCGCCTCAGATATTACCCGGTGGCCCTGGCATACCGCAGCCATTGCCGCAGGCACCATCGAATTGGGATCAGGATCAAAGTTATTTCAGCGAGCCGGAGTTCGATTCCGATTTTAAGCATCAGCACATTCACAAATCGAAG ATCGGCAAACAACCAGCCCCGTATTATGTTGGCTCATCGCAGACGTTACCCAGAGGAATGTATGCCTCAGAACGCAATAAAGTGTCAATGG ATGGTTATACCAGCTCTCCGGAGAGAAGCACACGCGGCAACTATGAGGAACCCTACTACAGCCAATATGGAACTCGCGGGACTGTCGTGGCGCCCATAATCGACGAAGAACAGAG CGAGGCGGCGCTCGCGGAAGACCAATACTCTCTGTATGGCATTAAAGTTGGCCCCAATCGTCTGCCCCATCGTGGTAATCAGATTTACGATCCAACCAG acCTGAAGATTTACATCGCATACGTGTCGAGCATATGGAGCGGCAATTGGCCAACTTGACTGGACTGGTCCAGAAGGCTTTAGTCAATCAAAATCCCCAAATCGCTCCAATGGCTGTGCCTCAATTAGACTCCAACTATCTAGTTGTTCCATCACAAATACAAG CCAACGGTTCCGCTGACGAGCTGTACGTTAGGGAAAAGGCGCCAAAGTTGGGCAAGAACTCATGTC AGAAATCCGTGTCGTTTGAGAAATCAGTTTCGTTTAGCGACGATATACAGGGAATTCCCAAGTCTCACAATCCTTTACATGCCG CTGAAACGAAGCCAACCAAGCCGGCAATCAAGTCGTCTACCTTGCCACGCACCTCGTCTCAAG AACGCGATCGCCTAAAGCCCCCTCCACCACCCAAACCAATTGTGCTGGCTCAGACATCCCACCCAAGCTACCGGGCGGATATTGCACTGGCGCCTGAGGTGTACAACCATTTGCGTGGCCTGCAAAAGAAAGCGAAGGACTTGCGGATGGAAGTGCGCACCTTGAGACGATTATCGCAAGCCCAATCAGTGGCTGTACGCGAGGATATAAAGAGCACATTTATGCGCATTCGAGCCACCCTCTTGGCGAGCAGCGGAAGCTTTTGGGGTCAAGGCGATCAGGATACCACGCGCATATCGAGGGAGGAGGAATTGTACAAGCAGGAGGTCATACGACTTGAAAAGGATCTCAGCGATTTGGAAGCCTCTGTGGAGAATTTACGTGGTGAAGTTATTAATCGACGGACACGTGTTAATATGACTGCTGTGGAGGACATGGCATTAGTTCTAAGTCGCGCAAg CAAAACTGTTGCTGAACTTAAACTAAAGTTTCCAACTCTGTCTAATGGGTTACGTTGCATATTATCCAACGAAATGGAAAAAGTGGTGCGAGAAGAAAAGTTCCTAAAAGAAGAGCCGGACCGCTTGGAGTCGGCATTACGTCGATGCAAAAAGCTGACAGGCACTTTGGTGACACTTAAACG TTTGGCTAGCGTGCAGGAACAACGCTTACCGCCCAATGAGCCGCCAATAACTGAAGAGTCTTTACGTTCTACAGATATATCTGTTCCTGACAAG TTTAACTGGCGATGGAGTTCTAACTTCAAAGAGGCAATTACTGAGTAA
- the LOC133847293 gene encoding coiled-coil domain-containing protein CG32809 isoform X2 — MLIRWKSKDKSASTNQSGSGSSSSSSKKKRKGREGEDWQNENKPGRLPPSEQSGDERRRAMRRDDPRRHTLGGDILVYGNSQHPHAHQMTQQQRAMDLEMSTRAQKNKKNQPMRGYAPVNQGPLFDDDPGIMSEVETASTGFRRGGKQRSSLPVVRTPSKTLERPLGLVFLQYRSETKRALLPNEITSIDTVRALFVRSFPRQLTMSYLEGPNVKIYIHDASKDMFYELEDVRSHLREIRDRSVLRLFESTEVAAPPQILPGGPGIPQPLPQAPSNWDQDQSYFSEPEFDSDFKHQHIHKSKIGKQPAPYYVGSSQTLPRGMYASERNKVSMDGYTSSPERSTRGNYEEPYYSQYGTRGTVVAPIIDEEQSEAALAEDQYSLYGIKVGPNRLPHRGNQIYDPTRPEDLHRIRVEHMERQLANLTGLVQKALVNQNPQIAPMAVPQLDSNYLVVPSQIQANGSADELYVREKAPKLGKNSCQKSVSFEKSVSFSDDIQGIPKSHNPLHAAETKPTKPAIKSSTLPRTSSQERDRLKPPPPPKPIVLAQTSHPSYRADIALAPEVYNHLRGLQKKAKDLRMEVRTLRRLSQAQSVAVREDIKSTFMRIRATLLASSGSFWGQGDQDTTRISREEELYKQEVIRLEKDLSDLEASVENLRGEVINRRTRVNMTAVEDMALVLSRASKTVAELKLKFPTLSNGLRCILSNEMEKVVREEKFLKEEPDRLESALRRCKKLTGTLVTLKRLASVQEQRLPPNEPPITEESLRSTDISVPDKPIPTPRMGSFSISGGLAPENALDALLDELKTFSKPIAQQQQQQQQQKQQFEARPEDSISDESAQAAVQSTVTTQISQARLFTEANINVQQANTTTTTNSMVMAMTASNNTPAPRGSLTHQQSQQQLMVHTNVGGSLRRLHSFPSESDNEFPPTGPRASDGLSLSLSLANGGNSNSSSNSSSIKPPVPERNADLISKVGHKRIPPPPPPRTSSRSPLASPTSPNVPQNIVAAAAAANIGDNNMTIGIETVVMGVMGGGDTSSGDNSSGNESGNDHAQRQVALEMRHQELLKKQKLLQEQYQRLQQMSKLPSVDISCSSQDITTGAASTAHTLKQLGSETNIQQKIAALNLACETNTANAGAAAAAAAESAATAATNGVLISDATGGVVGGAVGAVVGSSGGTGAAAAAAGAGAGGNTTTMTTKQVYETEIL, encoded by the exons ATGTTGATTCGTTGGAAGAGCAAAGATAAAAGTGCATCGACAAATCAAAGCGGCAGTGGAAGCAGCAGCTCATCGTCAAAGAAGAAGCGCAAAGGACGAGAAGGAG AAGActggcaaaatgaaaataaaccgGGTCGCCTGCCGCCCAGCGAGCAAA GTGGCGACGAACGCAGGCGTGCGATGCGACGCGATGATCCACGACGGCACACGCTTGGAGGCGACATTCTGGTCTACGGCAACTCGCAGCATCCGCACGCACACCAAAtgacgcagcagcaacgcgCCATGGACCTAGAG ATGAGCACCCGAGCGcaaaagaataagaaaaatCAGCCAATGCGCGGCTATGCGCCCGTCAATCAGGGACCGCTGTTCGATGATGATCCCGGCATTATGTCCGAGGTGGAAACAGCAAGCACTGGATTTCGTCGTGGCGGCAAACAGCGCTCCTCGTTGCCAGTTGTGCGCACGCCGTCGAAAACGCTGGAGCGGCCGCTTGGGCTCGTGTTCCTGCAGTATCGGTCGGAAACGAAGCGAGCGCTACTCCCAAATGAGATCACATCGATAGACACTGTGCGAGCGTTGTTCGTGCGCTCGTTTCCACGTCAATTGACCATGTCGTATCTGGAGGGGCCGAACGTTAAGATCTACATTCACGATGCTAGCAAAGACATGTTCTACGAGCTAGAGGATGTGCGCTCGCATCTGCGTGAAATACGCGATCGCTCTGTGTTGCGGCTCTTCGAGTCCACCGAGGTGGCGGCTCCGCCTCAGATATTACCCGGTGGCCCTGGCATACCGCAGCCATTGCCGCAGGCACCATCGAATTGGGATCAGGATCAAAGTTATTTCAGCGAGCCGGAGTTCGATTCCGATTTTAAGCATCAGCACATTCACAAATCGAAG ATCGGCAAACAACCAGCCCCGTATTATGTTGGCTCATCGCAGACGTTACCCAGAGGAATGTATGCCTCAGAACGCAATAAAGTGTCAATGG ATGGTTATACCAGCTCTCCGGAGAGAAGCACACGCGGCAACTATGAGGAACCCTACTACAGCCAATATGGAACTCGCGGGACTGTCGTGGCGCCCATAATCGACGAAGAACAGAG CGAGGCGGCGCTCGCGGAAGACCAATACTCTCTGTATGGCATTAAAGTTGGCCCCAATCGTCTGCCCCATCGTGGTAATCAGATTTACGATCCAACCAG acCTGAAGATTTACATCGCATACGTGTCGAGCATATGGAGCGGCAATTGGCCAACTTGACTGGACTGGTCCAGAAGGCTTTAGTCAATCAAAATCCCCAAATCGCTCCAATGGCTGTGCCTCAATTAGACTCCAACTATCTAGTTGTTCCATCACAAATACAAG CCAACGGTTCCGCTGACGAGCTGTACGTTAGGGAAAAGGCGCCAAAGTTGGGCAAGAACTCATGTC AGAAATCCGTGTCGTTTGAGAAATCAGTTTCGTTTAGCGACGATATACAGGGAATTCCCAAGTCTCACAATCCTTTACATGCCG CTGAAACGAAGCCAACCAAGCCGGCAATCAAGTCGTCTACCTTGCCACGCACCTCGTCTCAAG AACGCGATCGCCTAAAGCCCCCTCCACCACCCAAACCAATTGTGCTGGCTCAGACATCCCACCCAAGCTACCGGGCGGATATTGCACTGGCGCCTGAGGTGTACAACCATTTGCGTGGCCTGCAAAAGAAAGCGAAGGACTTGCGGATGGAAGTGCGCACCTTGAGACGATTATCGCAAGCCCAATCAGTGGCTGTACGCGAGGATATAAAGAGCACATTTATGCGCATTCGAGCCACCCTCTTGGCGAGCAGCGGAAGCTTTTGGGGTCAAGGCGATCAGGATACCACGCGCATATCGAGGGAGGAGGAATTGTACAAGCAGGAGGTCATACGACTTGAAAAGGATCTCAGCGATTTGGAAGCCTCTGTGGAGAATTTACGTGGTGAAGTTATTAATCGACGGACACGTGTTAATATGACTGCTGTGGAGGACATGGCATTAGTTCTAAGTCGCGCAAg CAAAACTGTTGCTGAACTTAAACTAAAGTTTCCAACTCTGTCTAATGGGTTACGTTGCATATTATCCAACGAAATGGAAAAAGTGGTGCGAGAAGAAAAGTTCCTAAAAGAAGAGCCGGACCGCTTGGAGTCGGCATTACGTCGATGCAAAAAGCTGACAGGCACTTTGGTGACACTTAAACG TTTGGCTAGCGTGCAGGAACAACGCTTACCGCCCAATGAGCCGCCAATAACTGAAGAGTCTTTACGTTCTACAGATATATCTGTTCCTGACAAG ccAATCCCAACACCCAGGATGGGGTCGTTCTCTATCAGCGGGGGACTCGCACCCGAAAACGCACTCGATGCTCTGCTAGACGAgcttaaaacattttctaaGCCAATtgctcagcaacaacaacagcagcaacaacaaaagcagcaattCGAG GCTCGCCCCGAAGATTCTATATCCGATGAGAGCGCACAGGCTGCTGTGCAAAGTACAGTCACCACGCAAATATCACAGGCCCGTCTTTTCACGGAGGCCAACATCAATGTGCAACAGgcgaacacaacaacaacaacaaatagcatGGTTATGGCCATGActgcaagcaacaacacaccAGCTCCACGTGGATCCCTTACGCATCAGCAATCCCAACAGCAATTGATGGTGCACACTAATGTGGGGGGCAGTTTGCGTCGTCTGCACTCATTCCCCAGCGAATCGGACAACGAGTTTCCCCCAACTGGTCCCAGGGCCAGCGAcggtctcagtctcagtctcagtcttgCTAATGGTggtaacagtaacagtagcagtaacagcagcagcatcaagcCACCAGTGCCCGAGCGTAATGCTGATCTAATATCTAAAGTGGGCCACAAACGCATaccgccaccaccgccgccacgTACCAGCTCACGCAGTCCACTGGCCAGTCCGACAAGCCCAAATGTGCCACAGAATATAGTTgctgccgcagctgctgccaatATCGGGGACAACAATATGACGATTGGCATCGAGACAGTCGTTATGGGTGTTATGGGTGGTGGTGACACATCAAGCGGCGACAATTCCAGTGGCAATGAGTCCGGCAACGATCATGCACAACGGCAAGTCGCGCTCGAGATGCGCCACCAGGAGCTGCTGAAGAAGCAAAAGCTGTTGCAGGAGCAATACCAGCGACTGCAGCAGATGAGCAAGCTACCTTCCGTTGATATATCCTGCTCGTCGCAGGATATTACTACTGGAGCAGCGAGCACAGCACACACGCTCAAACAACTTGGCAGCGAAACGAATATTCAGCAAAAGATTGCCGCACTGAATTTGGCATGTGAAACGAACACTGCTAATGCTGGcgctgctgcggcggctgcGGCCGAGAGTGCTGCCACTGCGGCTACTAATGGTGTGTTGATCAGTGATGCTACGGGTGGTGTGGTCGGCGGCGCTGTCGGTGCTGTTGTAGGGTCGTCGGGTGGTAcgggcgctgctgctgccgctgctggtgCTGGTGCTGGTGGAAACACAACCACAATGACCACCAAGCAGGTGTATGAAACGGAAATACTTTAA